The nucleotide window gggattacaggtacccatcactacggctaatttttgtatttttagtagagatggggtttcaccatgttggccaggccggtctcaaactcctgacctaaattgatccatccgcctcggcctcccaaagtgctaggattacaggcgtgagccacaacgcgCGGCCCAACCAgtgtatttcttgaatgaattgGATTGAAgtctcatatctccctaaaatatgtaaaaccaagctgtactggaccaccttgggcacatgttctcaggacctcccgagggctgtgtcacgggccatgatcactcatatttggctcagaataagtctcttcaaatattttacagagtttgactcttcgTTGACAATTCAATGACGCTTCAAGCGTTTCTGGCAGTTCTTATCAGTGGGATCCGCATTAATGGTGAAATGGCATCGTGGCGCTTCCTGGAGTTCAGGGTTGTTTTGAACGTTCATCTAGAGCGCATTGTGGGTGGGGAAGTTGTGTTTGCTGAGTAGATTGTGACACCGCTGGCTTGGGGCACTTGAGGTAAGGGAtgagtgacttcttttcctaaaatTGATAAGACAAATCAATCAGAGGCGGAGCGCCGCCTCTGGCTCTGGTCTGGTGGTGCAGCGTCTCTAGCCCTCACCCCGCCCACCGTCTCCGCGCAGCGTCCACTCGCCGAGCCCCGCCCTCACCCAGCACCCACCCCGCTCCTGGCGCCTTCCCCGCCTGGTTCTTCCCTGTGCTGAGTCTGCGCAGTCGGTGCCATCGTCTACGCCCCTGGGAGCGTTGTGGCGGCTGTTTCCTGCGGCGTTCCTCCTCCTGCTCTACCATGTGGAGCCGACGGCAGGGCCGCCTTAGGCCCACAGTCTGCGGGGTGGAGGAGCTACGGCGCCGCCGGCGGGAGCAGGAGGCAGGTGTGGGCGGCCGAGGGAGCGCGGGGGCATATAGCGGTCGGAGATAGGTTGAGACTTCAGGCTTGGAGCCGCGGGATCTGGGTTCCGGTCGTCCTTCCCACGCTCAGCCCGTTCCTCTGCCCCCAGCACTGCGGAAGGCGCGGAGGGAGCAGCAGCTGGTCAGCAAGAGGCTGCTGAGAGAAGACGCCCCAGAGGAAGCTGGAGAGGGATGTGTGGCTGTGATCCTCGGGGAAGCCGAGGTGAGGGGGCAAGGCAGGGTGCGCTGGAGTCCACGCCACTGGCGCCAGACTCCCGGGAGTACTCGAGGTCTGCCCCAAACCTGAACGCAATCCACTCTACACTTCCATGCATCCAGTGGGTCAAGCCAGAAACAGGGGAATCATCCTGCACAACTCTTTGACCCTCAACCCCATATCAGTCCATCATCAAGTCCTAGTTGTTTACCTCCTGAAGAGCTTTGGAGTCTTTACATGCTTCACCATCGAAGCTGCCACCACTACCTCTCTGGATACTACTGCAGTCTGCTAAAAGGTCACCCTGCATCTATGCTTGTCGCCGTCAATACGTCCTTTAAAAACACATGGAGACCAAAATCTTTCCTGTGCCCTGCAAATCATAGCATGGTATAGCCTCTTCCTAACTCtaattttatcagttttctcatcctaGCCACTGTCCCCTTTTCAGTTCCTGCAACGATATATCGGACCCTTGTGTCTCAAGCCCTTGGCATTCGCTACGTCTAATGTGGGTTTCTTTTGGTATTCTGTCTTGagaaccttttttttgttttgttttgtttttttgagacagagtctcgctgtgtcgccaggctggagtgcagtggcatgatctcggctcactgcaacatccgcctcccgggttcaagcgattctcctgcctcagcctcctgagtagctgggattacaggcgcgcgccaccatgcccggctaatttttgtatttttagtagaggcggggtttcaccatgtttgtcaggctggtctcaaacacctgatctcgtgatccacccgcctcggcctcccaaagtgctgggattacaggcgtgagccactgtgcccggccacctgcttgtttcttgtaaaatattaatcattatCTAATGGCTTGTTTATTGTTCTTTCTCCAACTAGACTTTAATTGCAGGAAAACCTAGATCCTGTGTTATTTGTTATCATTGAAAACCCGGTTGCCTGCACATTATCTGGCATATAGTTAAGTgcttagtatttattgaatgaatgaatgaaaggatttATTCAGCAAGCATTGAGTATCCCCTATATTTGTATTATGTTTACATACATAGTTTATCGTACATACTATGTTGACATATATATTGTCAACTTATTTCTAGGTTGTACTATTCCATTGTGTGCTTACTTTATGCCAGGACACTGTGCCGGTCACTGAGGTACATAAAGATGAAGTCCCTTTCTTTGAGGTGCTCACAACGCAGTGAAGAAGACATGTCATAAGGGAAGGAAACATGAGGAACAAAAGAAACTCCTAAGTCTCTCAAAAAGAGCTAACTTCCCAGAGGGAATGAGGAGCAGAAATCTGAAAAGAGTGGGAAGCTGGAGAGGGtatccaggcagaaggaatagcaTGTGCCACAGCTCggaagtgttaaaaaaaaaaaaaaaaaaaaaaaggctaatgtTGTGCTAGTTGTTGTTAGAGTGTAGGTTGCATGGGGAGAATGGCTGGAGGAGTAGGTTTTGCCAGGCTGAGAGGTTTAAATATCCTTGAAAGAACCTTGTATGAAGGCAGGGTAGatattgttattctcattttcaggtgaggaaacttAAGTTCAGGTCCCATGTGGAGTGAGTGGCAGGTATGGTATTAGAATTCAGTTCTGATTCTCTGTCCACTCCACTGCAAGGTAGATGCTTATTAGTTGCATTAGTGTGAATGACAAGTTCTGGAGGTGGTATGATATTGGAAGGCTCACAGGTGAAGTGGGCAGAGAGAAACTTAGAACTTGCTTTCTGGGAACTATGTGTTCTCCTTTCCCTGCCCTGAACTCCAGGTGCAGCAGTTCCTGCGGCAAGCCCAGCGGGGtgcagaagaaaaggagagagagggggcTCTGGTTAGCCTTCGTCGAGGCTTGCAGCACCCTGAAACGCAGCAAACCTTCATCCAGTCAGTGTGGGtggtgtgggggaggggggagctgGGGCTCTGAGGGATGGGCCACAAGCTAAGCAGGGCTCTGGTACTcattcactcaggctggagggcagcatgCGGACCCTGGTCGGGCTCCTGACCAGCAACCAGGCTGTGCTGCAGCTTGAGGCGGCTCGGTGCCTGCATGAGCTTTCTCACTCTGAGcagtccaccattgctgaggcctGCCTGCCAGCTACTTCCTACCTCCTCACCTACCTCTCCGGTTACAGCTCAGACTTCATAGTAAGCCCTGTCCCTTTCTATCTTGTTCTtggtttagattttaaaattgtgCTTTTGGGACCAGTTTGAGCTGGCAAGTAGGAGGAAGAAAACATATTTGCCCTTATGCCTACAGCCATGCCTACACCCATCATCTCCCCACCCTCTTGTGAGCCTCAAGGATAGCTGCTCCAGTGTCCCCatcacctcccctccccatctccccacacccagcctggcaTGAAACAGGCCAAGCCCAgtgcttttgttgcctgttctCAGGAGCTGTGTCTGTATACACTGGGTAACCTGATCGTGGAGAGTGAGGCTGTGAGAAGGCAGCTCCTGCCACAGGGCATTGTTCCAGCCTTGGCTGCCTGCATTCAGGTgactcctttcttcctccctgggCAACCCTTCCTTTGCTCCTTCCCACATGCTCCATCTACTTTGGTTAGGTAGCTGCAGCCTCTGCTCTGTGCCAAGGGGCTGAAAGTCTCTGAAGACCTTATGACCCAGCTTCCAGTCAGATCCTTACCCTGTCTACTTTCAGTCCCCCCATGTGGCTGTGCTAGAAGCTCTTGGATATGCCTTGTCCCAGCTTCTACAGGCTAAGGAAGCTCCAGAGAAGATCATTCCGTGAGTAAAATTGTCTTTAGATGTGCAGCCAGAGGTGACCCACTCAGTAGTAGTATAGCTCCCGGATGCCTGAATGATTTCCAAAGCTGTTGCATATTTTAACTTCATATGTCTGGCTAGGAAGGGCTTTGGGTTTGGACACTTTCCCATCTGGGCAGGGCTTTGGGTCTGGACACTTTCCTACCTGCTATCAGGGTTTGGTAAGAGCCACTGGCATCTTCGTGGTTCCTACTCACAGCCCTGCTTCTGCCAGCAGCTCCATCTTGGCCTCCACTCTCCCTCAGCACATGCTACAAATGTTGCAACCTGGCCCAAAGCTGAACCCTGGGGTCGCTGTGGAGTTTGCCTGGTGCCTTCATTACATCATCTGCAGGTAACATGGGGCAATTGGGAAAGTACCACAGATCTTCCCTGGGGCTCCCTTTCATGACATTCAACTCTTTGAACTTGGGTCTGGAATTGCTATAGTGAGTTTTCCTCCCTCCACTCTCCTCTCTTTTTGGAGCCCAGGAGACCCACAGACCttagctgtttctttttctttttttttttttttttgagacagagtcttactctgtcacccaggctggatggagtgcagtggtgcaatctcagctcactgcaacctctgcctcccgggttcaagcgattctcctgcctcagcctcctgagtagctgggactataggtgcgtgccaccatgcctggctaatttttgtatttctaatagagacagggtttcgccatgttggccaggctggtctcgaactcctgacctcagatgatccgcctcggcctcccaaagtgctgggattacaggcatgagccaccacgccgaaCCGCTTCACTTCTTAAAGGTGGAATTGACTATATACATAGTGACTGCTTGCTTCCTGTTTCCCAGCCAGGTCAGCAATCCTCTGCTCATTGGCCATGGGGCTCTGTCTACTCTGGGGTTGCTGCTGTTGGACTTGGCTGGGGCTGTCCAGAGAACTGAGGATGCAGGACTGGAGCTGGTAGGTGAAGAGGTCAGGTGAAATTCTAGGAGATGTTTCCTGATACTCCAGAATGCAGGTAGCCTCTTCCTTCTTACACCTGACCCCCCAATTTGTCTTTGCAGCTGGCATGCCCCGTGCTTCGATGTCTAAGCAACCTGCTAACTGAGGCAGCAGTGGAGACTGTGGGAGGGCAAATGCAGCTCAGAGATGAGCGTGTTGTGGCAGCCTTATTTATCCTTCTGCAGTTCTTTTTCCAGAAACAGCCCAGTCTACTCCCTGAGGGCCTCTGGCTCCTCAACAACCTCACTGGTACGCACCATAGTCTGCCCAGGCCTGGACATTTGGATAATGGGGATATTTCCTCATGGcctaggctgaggtgggtagtaTTGGCAGGGGTGGTGGGGGAAAGCAGTTTTTCACCCTGGTACTTCTCTTCCAGCAAACAGTCCTAGTTTCTGTACCTCCTTGCTCTCCCTGGATCTGATTGAGCCCCTCTTGCAGCTGTTGCCAGTATCCAATGTGGTGAGCGTAATGGTATGTATTGGGGTCACTTGAATCCAAGATCTGGTAGTCAGATTGTATGGGACAGCAGTTCTGAGCCCTCAGATGTACCCTTAGTTGAGAGCCAGCAGGTGGTGGTGTGGCCTCAGGGCCCAACCAGTCTAGGTATGTGTCCCTTAAACTGGATTATTTATCCTTGGACAAATCACCTAACCACcttaagcctcagcctcctcacttATAATTGGGGATAATCTTGCATCATAGGGTAGTTGTAGGAGTATGAGAACATGCATGTAGAAGAGCTTGGCATGGTGCCTGGGCATGTGGCCACCATGTCATATATTTTAGCTATTGTTATGATCTTTGTTTCATTCTTTGTAGactatatatgtatctatctgCAGGTGCTCACAGTTTTGTGCAATGTTGCAGAGAAGGGTCCTGCTTACTGCCAGCGGCTGTGGCCAGGGCCCCTGCTTCCCGCCTTGCTGCACACACTAGCCTTTTCTGACACTGAAGTAGTAGGCCAGAGTTTGGAGCTGCTGCATCTGCTGTTCCTGTATCAGCCAGAGGTATAGGTTTCTGGCCCACATCCTCAGTCACCCCTGTTCTGAAGCCACACAGTAGCTCCCTTCCAGTCCAGTCCTAACTATAGTTCTCTGGGCCTGGCTAACCTATATAGGTTCCATGTCAGAACCTTCATCCTTTTGTGGGGGAATGCACCCTCTAAAGTGGGCTGACCCATGAGGCTGTGGGAATTGAGTCTTAGGACACAGATGAGGTATGCTGAATTTTCTTCCCTGCCCCTAGGCTGTTCAAGTCTTCCTGCAGCAGTCAGGGCTGCAGGCCCTGGAAAGGCATCAGGAAGAGGCCCAGCTCCAGGATCGTGTGTATGCTCTCCAGCAGACAGCTCTTCAAGGGTGATCTCGTTTCTCAATGTCACTCATTCCCCTCTCTCTTAACATCCAGCTTCTTTGTCCAGTAGAGCCTTTGGAGATTTAGGACCATAATGATGTCTCATGTTCTCTGCTCCCATACCTAAGCCAAGACCTTTGGGTCCCAGCTCCTCCTCTTTCACTCAGCACTATCTAGGCAGGAGGACCAAAAGGGACTCAGTTTGGTCTACTTATTCTGGGGCCCTAGAAtccctgccccccacccttcATTTTTGCTTCAGCAGCTGGTAGCTTTTGATGAGtcagaataaagttttatttttatattaagctACTTTGCCTCAGTGGTTACACAGTAAGGGGTAGAGGGTAGATGAGGACAAGAACACCCTGAGAAAGTATTTTACAGCACAAGCTTTATGAGGAATAGGGGaacacatttttttcacattatacTAAGTCCAGCAGAGCCCAGGCTCTGGGGCTGTTGCTCTTAATCCTCAGTGGAGGCTTCAGGCTTTACCACTTAGCACGTTCTCCAGGGCTCTGGTTACCTGATCAGCACTGAAGTTGTT belongs to Theropithecus gelada isolate Dixy chromosome 6, Tgel_1.0, whole genome shotgun sequence and includes:
- the TMCO6 gene encoding transmembrane and coiled-coil domain-containing protein 6 isoform X2, whose product is MWSRRQGRLRPTVCGVEELRRRRREQEAALRKARREQQLVSKRLLREDAPEEAGEGCVAVILGEAEVQQFLRQAQRGAEEKEREGALVSLRRGLQHPETQQTFIQLEGSMRTLVGLLTSNQAVLQLEAARCLHELSHSEQSTIAEACLPATSYLLTYLSGYSSDFIELCLYTLGNLIVESEAVRRQLLPQGIVPALAACIQSPHVAVLEALGYALSQLLQAKEAPEKIIPSILASTLPQHMLQMLQPGPKLNPGVAVEFAWCLHYIICSQVSNPLLIGHGALSTLGLLLLDLAGAVQRTEDAGLELLACPVLRCLSNLLTEAAVETVGGQMQLRDERVVAALFILLQFFFQKQPSLLPEGLWLLNNLTANSPSFCTSLLSLDLIEPLLQLLPVSNVVSVMVLTVLCNVAEKGPAYCQRLWPGPLLPALLHTLAFSDTEVVGQSLELLHLLFLYQPEAVQVFLQQSGLQALERHQEEAQLQDRVYALQQTALQG
- the TMCO6 gene encoding transmembrane and coiled-coil domain-containing protein 6 isoform X1, with product MWSRRQGRLRPTVCGVEELRRRRREQEAALRKARREQQLVSKRLLREDAPEEAGEGCVAVILGEAEVQQFLRQAQRGAEEKEREGALVSLRRGLQHPETQQTFIQLEGSMRTLVGLLTSNQAVLQLEAARCLHELSHSEQSTIAEACLPATSYLLTYLSGYSSDFIELCLYTLGNLIVESEAVRRQLLPQGIVPALAACIQSPHVAVLEALGYALSQLLQAKEAPEKIIPPASASSSILASTLPQHMLQMLQPGPKLNPGVAVEFAWCLHYIICSQVSNPLLIGHGALSTLGLLLLDLAGAVQRTEDAGLELLACPVLRCLSNLLTEAAVETVGGQMQLRDERVVAALFILLQFFFQKQPSLLPEGLWLLNNLTANSPSFCTSLLSLDLIEPLLQLLPVSNVVSVMVLTVLCNVAEKGPAYCQRLWPGPLLPALLHTLAFSDTEVVGQSLELLHLLFLYQPEAVQVFLQQSGLQALERHQEEAQLQDRVYALQQTALQG
- the TMCO6 gene encoding transmembrane and coiled-coil domain-containing protein 6 isoform X3 is translated as MLQMLQPGPKLNPGVAVEFAWCLHYIICSQVSNPLLIGHGALSTLGLLLLDLAGAVQRTEDAGLELLACPVLRCLSNLLTEAAVETVGGQMQLRDERVVAALFILLQFFFQKQPSLLPEGLWLLNNLTANSPSFCTSLLSLDLIEPLLQLLPVSNVVSVMVLTVLCNVAEKGPAYCQRLWPGPLLPALLHTLAFSDTEVVGQSLELLHLLFLYQPEAVQVFLQQSGLQALERHQEEAQLQDRVYALQQTALQG